One region of Citrus sinensis cultivar Valencia sweet orange chromosome 6, DVS_A1.0, whole genome shotgun sequence genomic DNA includes:
- the LOC102608535 gene encoding uncharacterized protein LOC102608535 isoform X2, producing the protein MQIDKHITTLVKVGGLSDETCVKEIREMAETNLSINKASSKVDQSFVSNENHHMAILRRKMEGLSNGMLLERMNDEYGSMLLSMANSSAASSVPTPKRTEVPNVSSSPKEHPCKKLSYQNPQPLSAEAPKASALPSQATNTGLQP; encoded by the exons ATGCAAATTGATAAACATATCACAACCCTGGTTAAGGTTGGGGGACTATCAGATGAGACATGTGTTAAGGAAATCAGAGAGATGGCAGAAACAAACTTGTCGATTAATAAAGCGAGTAGCAAAGTTGATCAGAGCTTTGTTTCAAATGAAAACCACCAT ATGGCGATTTTGAGAAGGAAAATGGAAGGACTGTCAAACGGGATGTTGTTAGAGAGAATGAATGACGAATATGGGTCAATGTTACTCTCTATGGCTAACAGTTCTGCTGCGAGCTCTGTCCCTACTCCCAAGAGAACTGAAGTTCCTAATGTATCTTCATCACCAAAAGAACATCCTTGTAAG AAGCTTTCCTATCAAAACCCTCAACCGCTATCAGCCGAGGCCCCCAAAGCATCAGCACTGCCGTCACAAGCTACAAATACTGGTCTCCAGCCATAA